A single Thunnus thynnus chromosome 6, fThuThy2.1, whole genome shotgun sequence DNA region contains:
- the cebpb gene encoding CCAAT/enhancer-binding protein beta, with translation MEVAGFYDEGSFAIHSRDSIISPISGGSSYWRLGDSMTELGIEERERAIDFSVYLDSALHYPQLAAQTQQQHQQQQHQQQGDVFSDFLAENKIKRVAANYKNYTLLNELETSQRDNLRDPREPYALGYTELQETRVDSVLSPEVVGSRYRTAAAAAAERDDSQEDAKMENGSSGFDMRSYLHYQSTSGSLGNISTASSTCSSPPGTPAPSGKSRSPSHGGKMSSGKPKKRLDKDSEEYKMRRERNNLAVRKSRDKAKLRNLETQHKVLELAAENDRLQKRVEQLSRELATLRNLLSATGQC, from the coding sequence ATGGAAGTAGCCGGCTTCTACGACGAGGGCAGCTTTGCTATCCACAGTAGAGACAGCATTATCAGCCCCATCAGCGGCGGCAGCTCTTATTGGAGGCTCGGTGACTCGATGACGGAGCTGGGAATTGAAGAGCGGGAGAGAGCGATAGACTTCAGTGTTTACCTGGACTCAGCTTTGCACTATCCGCAGCTGGCGGCGCagacgcagcagcagcaccagcagcaacagcaccagcagcaggGGGACGTTTTCTCAGATTTCCTGGCTGAGAATAAGATCAAGAGAGTTGCAGCGAACTACAAGAACTACACGCTGCTCAACGAGCTGGAGACGAGTCAGCGCGACAACTTGAGGGACCCCAGGGAGCCCTACGCGCTGGGTTACACCGAGCTGCAGGAGACCCGGGTGGATAGTGTGCTCAGCCCTGAAGTCGTCGGGAGCCGCTacagaactgctgctgctgctgctgctgagagagaCGACAGCCAGGAAGACGCAAAGATGGAGAACGGGTCGTCTGGCTTTGACATGAGGTCCTACCTTCATTACCAATCCACCAGCGGCAGTCTCGGAAACATCTCCACCGCGTCCTCGACTTGCTCCAGCCCGCCCGGCACACCTGCCCCGTCAGGTAAAAGCAGGTCACCATCGCACGGTGGCAAAATGTCCAGCGGGAAACCAAAGAAACGCCTGGACAAGGACAGTGAAGAGTACAAGATGAGGCGGGAGAGGAACAACCTCGCCGTGAGGAAGAGCAGGGACAAAGCCAAACTGCGCAACTTGGAGACTCAACATAAAGTGCTGGAACTGGCTGCAGAGAACGATCGTTTACAAAAGCGTGTGGAGCAGCTGTCCAGAGAGCTGGCCACCCTGCGCAACCTACTCTCTGCCACCGGACAATGTTAG
- the peds1 gene encoding transmembrane protein 189 gives MARMVNENGRGVETQSPEPQGPGRGTARWGPQHAGARELANLYSPGKRCQEWISVVLCFSLMAFNFIHLLANFHLGHLWYIVLGIVAGILTADFASGVVHWGADTWGSVDLPIFGKAFIRPFREHHIDPTAITRHDFIETNGDNCMLTIVPLANMAFNFLTLSPAEIYHIYPLYCYLFALAIFVTLTNQIHKWSHTYFGLPRWVVFLQDCHIILPRKHHRIHHVSPHETYFCITTGWLNYPLEKLGFWRNLEDIIQGVTGEKPRADDLKWAHKVK, from the exons ATGGCGAGAATGGTGAACGAGAACGGCCGTGGAGTGGAAACACAGAGCCCCGAACCGCAGGGACCGGGTCGGGGGACGGCCAGATGGGGCCCACAACACGCCGGTGCCCGAGAACTGGCCAATTTATACTCGCCAG gcAAAAGATGTCAAGAATGGATAAGTGTtgtcctctgcttctctctcatGGCCTTCAATTTCATTCACCTCCTTGCCAATTTCCATCTGGGACATTTGTGGTACATCGTGTTGGGCATTG TGGCAGGAATACTCACCGCCGACTTTGCGTCAGGAGTTGTTCACTGGGGTGCTGATACGTGGGGATCAGTGGATCTGCCCATCTTTGGAAAG GCCTTTATACGACCATTTAGAGAGCACCACATAGACCCCACAGCCATCACCCGTCACGACTTCATTGAAACCAATGGTGACAATTGCATGCTGACCATAGTCCCGCTGGCAAACATGGCCTTCAACTTCCTCACCCTCTCCCCCG CGGAGATCTACCATATCTACCCCTTGTACTGCTACTTGTTTGCACTAGCCATCTTTGTGACGCTTACCAACCAGATTCACAAGTGGTCGCACACCTACTTCGGCCTCCCTCGCTGGGTCGTGTTCCTACAGGACTGCCACATCATCCTTCCCCGCAAACACCACCGCATCCATCACGTCTCCCCGCATGAGACGTACTTCTGCATCACTACAG gttggctgaacTACCCTCTGGAGAAGCTGGGCTTCTGGAGGAACCTGGAGGATATTATCCAGGGCGTGACGGGAGAGAAGCCCAGAGCAGATGACCTGAAATGGGCTCATAAAGTCAAGTAA